The region CGCACAGCCAGCGCTGGAACGGCGCGGCGTCCCGGCACAGTCCGGCGAACGTCTCCAGAAACCCTTCCGATGACACCGCTTCTTCGCTGAGATGCGCGACCCCGATGAAGTCCTTGCGCCTGAGATCCACGATGAGCGGATGCTCCACGCTGAAGCCCTTGGGGGCGCGGATCAGGGAATCGCCTTCAAGCTCGAACGACGCCCGAAAGCCCTCGTCCCGGGAGGCCCGCAGCCACGCATCGGGGTTTTCGTCGATCGCTTCCCGGATCTTCCGCAGCGCGGGACCCCCGGGCCGCCAAATGCCGCAGCCCACGAAGACGCTGCCGGGCTCAAGATGCAGGTAGAAGCCGGGGGCGTGCGCGTCCTTCGCCGCCTCATGCCTGAAGTGGATGCCCGTGTGAGTCTTATAGGGGCTCTTGTCCCTGGAGAAGCGCGTGTCCCGATAGATGCGGAACAGGGAGCCGCCATTGGCCCGGGGATCCGCGCGGAAGCGGGGGCTGATACGCGCGAGGTGGGGCGCGAAATCCGAGATGAAGCGGAGCGCGGAGGCCTTCACGTCGCCCTCGTAACGCGTCTTGTTCACGGTGAACCAGTCGCGGTTGTTGTTGGCGGCGAGCTCGGTCAGGAAATCGAACGTGGCGGGCGTGAAGTAGGCGCGGTTCATGAGCTTGATGGGATCGGAGGGAGATGACACGAGCGCTTAAGCTAACACTGCGGACCGGCGCGTCGGATCAGTGTCCCGTCAGGCCCGGCCCCTGGGAGCGGGTGTCCCAA is a window of Gammaproteobacteria bacterium DNA encoding:
- a CDS encoding DUF2461 domain-containing protein yields the protein MSSPSDPIKLMNRAYFTPATFDFLTELAANNNRDWFTVNKTRYEGDVKASALRFISDFAPHLARISPRFRADPRANGGSLFRIYRDTRFSRDKSPYKTHTGIHFRHEAAKDAHAPGFYLHLEPGSVFVGCGIWRPGGPALRKIREAIDENPDAWLRASRDEGFRASFELEGDSLIRAPKGFSVEHPLIVDLRRKDFIGVAHLSEEAVSSEGFLETFAGLCRDAAPFQRWLCGALGVGY